Genomic DNA from Acidimicrobiales bacterium:
GCAGCAGATCGGAGAAAGGTGATGGCGTGCCCCGATCCGGGAGCATCGACCACGATCAGGTCGGTGCCGCCCCGTTCCTCGAGCTGTCGAATCTTGCCCAGTGCCAGCAAGTCTCGGATGCCGGGTGCGGCGGTGGCGACCACGTCGATCGCCCCGGTCTTGATCAGTCGTGTGGCGACCCGTCGGAGCCCGGAATCGCCGAGATACTCGGCGAGTGCTTCGTCGGGGGTGATCCGTCGAGCTTCGAGTCGGCCGGTCCAGCCCGGTTCGAGGTCGATGGTGATGGGCCGGTAGTCGAGCGGACCGGCGCCCAACGCTCGGCCGAGCGTGCTGTGTCCTTCGAGTTCGATGAGCGCGACGCTCAGACCGAGCCTGGCAGCGGCAAGACCGAGGGTTGCCCCTAGCGTTGTCTTGCCGACCCCGCCCTTTCCCGCCACGATCAGGACGCGAGATGCAGTCAAGAACTCCAATGCGGACACTGACGCCGAGGCTAGCGCCCGGCCGAAGCCGCCGATGTACCCGACGTCTCGGCGTGCTTGCCATGCTGCTGGCTGCCTGCAGCATGTTGCTCGGCCTTGCGCCGTCCGCAGGCGCCCAGGCCGCCGATAGTGCGTCGCAGGTGCGCATCGTCGAGGTGTCCGGTCTGATCGATCCGGTCATCACCGACTTCTTGCTGTCCGAACTCGACGACGCCGAAGCCGAGGGTGTCCTCGGGGTGGTGCTGCAGATGGACTCGAAGGGGGCGGTGCTCGACGATCGTGCCTTCGAGCGCCTCGCTCGGCGGCTCGATGAGTCGAGTGTGCCGATCGCCATCTGGGTCGGCCCCTCGGGTTCGGTCGCCTACGGCGGTGCAGCTGAACTCCTGGGCGTCGCCGACCTGGTGGGTGTCGCCGGCGGGTCCCGCATCGGTGACACCGGGCGGTTGCGGCTCGACGACTCCTTTGGTGAGCCATTCGGCGAGGCGACCGCGCGCTTGGCCGACCAGACCATCAATGCCCAGGAAGCGATCGATCTCGGGATCTCGGTCGGTCCGCTCGAAACCTCGTCGGTGCTGCGCGAGTTCGTCAGCCAACTTCCGGGCTACGAGGCACCCGTGGAAGGCACGGAGTCGGCGATCGGCCTCAGCCAACCCCAGTTCCGGCAACTACCGCTCACCCTGCAGCTGTTCCACACCGTGGCCAGTCCCGAGGTTGCCTACCTGTGCTTCGTCGGTGGGTTGGCGCTGCTGATCTTCGAGCTCTACACCGCCGGTGTCGGGATCGCCGGTGCCATCGGTGCGTTCATGCTGGTCATGGGGTGCTACGGCCTCGCCGTGCTCCCGGTGCGCACCTCCGCCGTCGTGATGTTGGTGCTGGCCTTGTTGGCGTTCGCCGTCGACATCCAGACCAACATTCCCCGCCTGTACTCGGGGGTGGGCATGGTCCTGTTCGCCATCGGCACCCTCACGCTCTATGACGGGGTGTCGATGTCGGTCATCACCATCGGCGTCGGGCTCATCGGGGCCGCGCTGTACGCCTACACCGGCATGCCGTCGATGGTGCGGACCCGGTTCTCGAGCCCCACCATCGGGCGGTCGTGGATCATCGGTGAGTTCGGCGAGGCGACCAGCGACATCGATCCCGAGGGCACGGTCGTCGTGCGCGACGCTCCCTGGCGAGCCATCACCAACCGGGCGACGCCGCTGAAGACCGGCGATCGGGTGCGTGTGGTCGGACTCCATCGAATGCTCCTCGAGGTCGAACCCGAGGCGGGTGGAGCGAAGGACTACCGCGACCGGGGCTGACCGCCCTCACGGGCCGCGCGCCCGTCACCACGCTTCGTCCGTTTTGGCCCCTGAGCGTGACTGACGACCCCCTGACCGGCGGAAAGAGGCCCTTGTGTCGGGCGTCACTTCGGGCATAGGGTCGGGCTCCAGCACTGAAGGGGGTCTCGAACATGAGTGTGCACGAACTCGAAGCGACATGGCAGAAGGGTGCCGCCTGCCGGGGTCCGAACCAGGCCATCTTCTTCCCGCCGCCACGCCTCGAGCGTCGCTCCGAGAAGCGGATGCGTGAGGCTCGGGCCAAGGAGATCTGCATGAGTTGTTCGGTGCAGACGTCGTGCCTCGACTACGCGCTCTCCATTCGTGAGCAGCACGGCATCTGGGGCGGCCTCACCGAGAACGAGCGACGCGAGAGCCTGTCTCGGGCGAACTGATCACTTCGCCCCTCACTGTGGCAGCCTCGGTCCGGCGAGTCGGAGGTCTTCACGTCGGCGAGTCTGCCCGGTGGCGTCCATCCAACCGAGAATGGCCAGGACGTACTTGCGGCTCGTTCCCCACAGATCGCGGATCTCTGCCACGGTCATACCTTCCGGTTGTGCCTCGAGCGCCGACCGGAGCCGGCGACCGGCAACCTCGAGTGCCGTCGCCGCGAAGTACACACCGTCGTGTTCGATGACGAGGCCCCGGCGCACGAGTTCCCTCACCTCGGCCCGGTCCACGCCGTCGGCGTTCGGCGGGGACAGCGGGTCTTGGAGCAGGACCTCGACCCACCAGTGGTCGGCCAGCGGGTCGACGGGCGTGCCGAGCACGACACGCCCGGCATCGACCTTCGCCTCGTCGATGCGTTCGAGCACGGCTCGGCGCTGTTCGTCGAGGGTGGCGATGTCGAGCCCGAGCGCGCCGGCGGCCTCGATGTCGGCTCGCAGGGCCTCGATGGCGGCGTCGAGGACGTCGGACGGGACCACCCATCGGCCGACGAGGCGCAGGCCGTCGTCACCGTTGCCGCCGGGATCTGCGCCGATC
This window encodes:
- a CDS encoding ArsA-related P-loop ATPase; this encodes MSALEFLTASRVLIVAGKGGVGKTTLGATLGLAAARLGLSVALIELEGHSTLGRALGAGPLDYRPITIDLEPGWTGRLEARRITPDEALAEYLGDSGLRRVATRLIKTGAIDVVATAAPGIRDLLALGKIRQLEERGGTDLIVVDAPGSGHAITFLRSAAGIADSSPSGPLRDQADLVLALLADERRCQTMLITLPEETPINEVVETAFSLEDQVGVKLAPVVINGCWPSIDGLEASVTAKRPTWRSTSPEAWDAAVFRLQQIEQQTTECRRLAAELPLPQLRLPHQFTTRIERPHLLDLVDHLMDQLDTIGSAA
- a CDS encoding NfeD family protein; this encodes MLLAACSMLLGLAPSAGAQAADSASQVRIVEVSGLIDPVITDFLLSELDDAEAEGVLGVVLQMDSKGAVLDDRAFERLARRLDESSVPIAIWVGPSGSVAYGGAAELLGVADLVGVAGGSRIGDTGRLRLDDSFGEPFGEATARLADQTINAQEAIDLGISVGPLETSSVLREFVSQLPGYEAPVEGTESAIGLSQPQFRQLPLTLQLFHTVASPEVAYLCFVGGLALLIFELYTAGVGIAGAIGAFMLVMGCYGLAVLPVRTSAVVMLVLALLAFAVDIQTNIPRLYSGVGMVLFAIGTLTLYDGVSMSVITIGVGLIGAALYAYTGMPSMVRTRFSSPTIGRSWIIGEFGEATSDIDPEGTVVVRDAPWRAITNRATPLKTGDRVRVVGLHRMLLEVEPEAGGAKDYRDRG
- a CDS encoding WhiB family transcriptional regulator, with product MSVHELEATWQKGAACRGPNQAIFFPPPRLERRSEKRMREARAKEICMSCSVQTSCLDYALSIREQHGIWGGLTENERRESLSRAN